Proteins encoded by one window of Gemmatimonas aurantiaca:
- the dcd gene encoding dCTP deaminase, protein MGLCSDRWITRMAREHGMIEPFEDRQVRQGVISYGVSSYGYDMRVAREFRIFTNVLNSIVDPKAFDPKSFVEFEGDVCIVPPNSFALARSVEYFRIPRDVLTITVGKSTYARCGIITNVTPFEPEWEGYVTLEISNTTPLPAKIYANEGIAQVVFFTGDEPPEVSYGDKKGKYQGQHGVTLPRI, encoded by the coding sequence ATGGGGCTCTGCTCTGACCGCTGGATCACGCGCATGGCGCGCGAGCACGGCATGATCGAACCGTTCGAGGACCGCCAGGTCCGCCAGGGCGTCATCTCCTATGGCGTCAGCTCCTACGGCTACGACATGCGGGTGGCCCGCGAGTTCCGGATCTTCACCAATGTCCTGAACTCCATCGTCGATCCCAAAGCGTTCGATCCGAAGAGCTTCGTCGAGTTCGAAGGCGATGTCTGCATCGTCCCGCCCAATTCGTTTGCCCTGGCGCGCAGCGTGGAATACTTCCGCATCCCGCGCGACGTCCTGACGATCACCGTGGGCAAGAGCACCTATGCCCGCTGTGGAATCATCACGAACGTGACGCCCTTCGAGCCGGAATGGGAGGGCTACGTGACGCTCGAGATCTCCAATACCACGCCGCTGCCGGCCAAGATCTACGCCAACGAAGGCATTGCCCAGGTCGTCTTCTTCACCGGCGACGAGCCCCCCGAGGTCAGTTACGGCGACAAGAAGGGCAAGTATCAGGGCCAGCATGGCGTGACGCTTCCCCGGATCTGA
- a CDS encoding NADH-quinone oxidoreductase subunit A: MLRNFLPVLLLLGFVVLNAVLILGIAHMTVKPQPTPVKSIPYESGITPLGDARERFSVKFYLVAMLFIVFDIETVFMIPWGVYYRQLSCAVPMMDGVCPAGQLSFFGLGEMLVFAAILVVGFVYVWKKGALTWD, encoded by the coding sequence ATGCTACGCAACTTTCTCCCGGTCCTGCTGCTCCTCGGTTTTGTCGTCCTGAACGCAGTGCTGATCCTCGGCATCGCGCACATGACGGTGAAGCCGCAGCCCACGCCGGTGAAGTCGATTCCGTACGAGTCCGGCATCACGCCGCTGGGCGACGCGCGGGAGCGCTTCTCGGTCAAGTTCTATCTCGTGGCCATGCTCTTCATCGTCTTCGACATCGAGACGGTGTTCATGATTCCGTGGGGGGTGTATTACCGACAGCTCTCCTGCGCCGTGCCGATGATGGATGGCGTCTGCCCCGCGGGACAGTTGTCGTTTTTCGGGCTGGGTGAGATGCTCGTCTTCGCGGCGATTCTCGTCGTGGGCTTCGTCTATGTCTGGAAGAAGGGAGCGTTGACGTGGGACTGA
- a CDS encoding NADH-quinone oxidoreductase subunit B family protein has product MITAVDAGGHDGWITTRLDMLVNWGRAGSLWPMPFGTACCAIEFMATAASRFDLSRFGMERLSYSPRQADVLLCAGRVPLKLAPVLRRIYQQMPQPKWVISMGACASTGGMFDNYAVVQGIDTIIPVDVYVPGCPPRPEALMHAIIMLQKKVMRERLKDSTRHVEIEPDPTSQLYIPPSRIDELSEPFGNSVNQTRSAP; this is encoded by the coding sequence ATGATCACGGCGGTCGATGCCGGTGGGCATGACGGCTGGATCACCACGCGCCTCGACATGCTCGTGAACTGGGGGCGTGCCGGCTCGCTGTGGCCGATGCCCTTCGGCACCGCGTGCTGCGCCATCGAGTTCATGGCCACCGCGGCGAGCCGCTTCGATCTGTCGCGTTTCGGCATGGAACGGTTGAGCTATTCGCCGCGCCAGGCCGACGTGCTGTTGTGCGCGGGCCGCGTGCCGCTCAAGCTGGCGCCGGTGCTGCGCCGCATCTATCAGCAGATGCCGCAACCCAAGTGGGTCATTTCCATGGGCGCCTGCGCGTCCACGGGCGGCATGTTCGACAATTACGCGGTCGTGCAGGGGATCGACACCATCATCCCCGTGGACGTGTACGTGCCCGGCTGCCCGCCGCGCCCGGAAGCGTTGATGCACGCCATCATCATGCTCCAGAAGAAGGTCATGCGGGAGCGTCTCAAGGACAGCACGCGACACGTGGAGATCGAACCGGATCCCACGAGTCAGCTGTACATCCCTCCGTCGCGCATCGACGAACTGTCGGAGCCGTTCGGCAACTCGGTCAATCAAACTCGCTCCGCGCCGTGA
- a CDS encoding NADH-quinone oxidoreductase subunit C yields MTAPVAASGAPGGAPETAAPVESVPVVHASVAADTNGAPITPVNIPRTGAPANPSAAALVARFGADIVRTEVIWGETIVYVTKARLHDIVRWLHDEPTERYDYLVDVTAVEYRDADRPIEVVWHLRALQHRRFLRLKVELPKRGPLEIASVYDIYSGADWLERECYDMFGITFTGHPDLRRLLLWENYREGYPLRKDFPLRGRFSRSEQLAQVLSADPEARYSMEELSIAEAFDSLPEDMKRRLADRAAHGDLKEGE; encoded by the coding sequence GTGACCGCGCCGGTTGCAGCGTCCGGCGCTCCGGGTGGAGCGCCCGAAACGGCGGCACCCGTGGAGTCGGTGCCGGTGGTCCACGCCTCCGTGGCCGCCGACACGAACGGCGCGCCGATCACGCCGGTGAACATTCCGCGCACGGGTGCGCCCGCCAATCCGTCGGCGGCGGCGCTCGTGGCGCGTTTTGGCGCCGACATCGTGCGCACCGAGGTGATCTGGGGCGAGACCATCGTGTATGTCACGAAGGCCCGCCTGCACGACATCGTGCGCTGGCTGCACGACGAGCCCACCGAGCGGTACGACTATCTCGTGGACGTGACGGCCGTGGAATACCGCGATGCCGATCGCCCCATCGAGGTGGTGTGGCATCTGCGCGCACTGCAGCATCGCCGGTTCCTGCGCCTCAAGGTCGAACTGCCCAAGCGGGGTCCGCTCGAGATCGCCAGCGTGTACGACATCTACAGCGGCGCCGACTGGCTCGAGCGCGAATGTTACGACATGTTCGGGATCACTTTCACGGGGCATCCCGATCTGCGCCGGCTGCTGCTGTGGGAGAACTATCGCGAAGGGTATCCGCTGCGGAAGGATTTCCCGCTGCGCGGCCGCTTCTCGCGCTCCGAGCAGTTGGCGCAGGTGCTCTCCGCCGATCCGGAAGCCCGCTACTCCATGGAGGAGTTGTCGATCGCCGAGGCGTTCGATTCCCTCCCGGAAGACATGAAGCGGCGCCTCGCCGATCGCGCGGCGCACGGTGACCTGAAGGAGGGCGAATGA
- the nuoD gene encoding NADH dehydrogenase (quinone) subunit D, whose translation MASDHMLINIGPQHPATHGVLRLVLELDGETVVRCIPHIGYLHCGFEKIGEYRQYNQIIPWTDREDYLNSPGNNVAFVLGAERLFGVGMTERCKVLRVILMELSRIISHNVWLGTTSVDIGAFTPFLWMFQERENVYNLLEGWVGARLTTTATRVGGLAADIPDGWLDGLKAFLKGFSKTLEESVRMLETNAIWAGRTVGLGAISAHDAVNAGLSGPMLRASGVAYDVRKDFPYLDYETYDFEVPVGTTGDVYDRFLVRVEEMRQSVRIIEQAIQRLPDGPINIDDPRLILPPKHKATSEMESMIHHFKLVMEGPRPPAGECYVAVESPKGEKGYYFVSDGTAKPVRWRIRPPSFVNLSAIPKMVEGHLLSDVIAINASIDIVMGEIDR comes from the coding sequence CTGGCGTCGGATCACATGCTCATCAACATCGGACCGCAGCATCCGGCCACGCACGGTGTGTTGCGGCTGGTGCTCGAACTCGATGGCGAAACCGTCGTGCGCTGCATTCCGCACATCGGTTATCTGCATTGCGGATTCGAGAAGATCGGCGAGTACCGGCAGTACAATCAGATCATCCCGTGGACCGACCGCGAGGACTATCTCAACTCGCCCGGCAACAACGTCGCGTTCGTGCTCGGCGCGGAGCGGCTCTTCGGCGTGGGGATGACCGAGCGGTGCAAGGTGCTGCGCGTGATCCTGATGGAACTCTCGCGCATCATCTCGCACAACGTGTGGCTGGGCACCACGTCGGTGGACATCGGCGCGTTCACGCCGTTCCTGTGGATGTTCCAGGAACGCGAGAACGTGTACAACCTGCTCGAAGGCTGGGTGGGCGCGCGTCTGACCACCACCGCTACGCGCGTGGGCGGTCTGGCCGCCGACATTCCCGATGGCTGGCTGGATGGACTCAAGGCGTTCCTCAAGGGCTTCTCGAAGACGCTCGAGGAATCGGTGCGTATGCTCGAGACCAACGCCATCTGGGCGGGACGCACGGTGGGCCTCGGCGCCATCAGCGCGCACGATGCCGTCAACGCCGGCCTGTCCGGTCCGATGCTGCGTGCATCGGGCGTGGCGTACGACGTGCGCAAGGATTTCCCGTACCTCGATTACGAGACGTACGACTTCGAAGTGCCCGTGGGCACCACGGGCGACGTGTACGATCGTTTCCTCGTGCGCGTGGAGGAGATGCGGCAGAGTGTGCGCATCATCGAGCAGGCCATTCAGCGGCTGCCCGACGGACCGATCAACATCGACGATCCGCGGCTCATCCTGCCGCCCAAGCACAAGGCCACGAGCGAGATGGAATCGATGATCCATCACTTCAAGCTCGTGATGGAAGGCCCGCGTCCGCCGGCCGGTGAGTGCTACGTGGCGGTGGAGAGCCCGAAGGGTGAAAAAGGCTATTACTTCGTGAGCGACGGGACCGCAAAACCGGTGCGCTGGCGCATCCGTCCGCCGTCGTTCGTGAACCTGTCCGCGATTCCGAAGATGGTCGAAGGCCATCTGCTCTCGGACGTGATCGCGATCAACGCCAGCATCGACATCGTGATGGG